Proteins encoded together in one Drosophila albomicans strain 15112-1751.03 chromosome 2R, ASM965048v2, whole genome shotgun sequence window:
- the LOC117575955 gene encoding cytochrome b-c1 complex subunit 6, mitochondrial isoform X2 produces the protein MAFWKSFGLPVVRADDEEAELVDPQSALRESCQTKGHIESLYNKYQECNDRVNGRSKTTETCVEELFDYVAELDHCVAHSLFSKLK, from the exons ATGGCGTTCTGGAAATCTTTCGGACTTCCCGTTGTGAGGGCAGATGACGAGGAAGCGGAATTAGTTGACCCGCAAAGTGCGCTTAGA GAATCTTGCCAAACTAAGGGTCACATTGAATCCTTGTACAACAAATACCAGGAATGCAATGATCGCGTGAACGGCCGCtcaaaaacaacagaaaccTGTGTTGAGGAACTTTTCGACTATGTCGCCGAGTTGGATCATTGTGTGGCGCACAGTCTTTTCAGCAAGCTGAAGTAG
- the LOC117575955 gene encoding cytochrome b-c1 complex subunit 6, mitochondrial isoform X1 — MLLSGNATSIRSVVVASQLLFTKADKKMAFWKSFGLPVVRADDEEAELVDPQSALRESCQTKGHIESLYNKYQECNDRVNGRSKTTETCVEELFDYVAELDHCVAHSLFSKLK, encoded by the exons ATGCTACTGTCTGGCAACGCTACTAGTATTCGATCCGTCGTGGTTGCATCACAGCTACTATTCACTAAag CTGACAAGAAAATGGCGTTCTGGAAATCTTTCGGACTTCCCGTTGTGAGGGCAGATGACGAGGAAGCGGAATTAGTTGACCCGCAAAGTGCGCTTAGA GAATCTTGCCAAACTAAGGGTCACATTGAATCCTTGTACAACAAATACCAGGAATGCAATGATCGCGTGAACGGCCGCtcaaaaacaacagaaaccTGTGTTGAGGAACTTTTCGACTATGTCGCCGAGTTGGATCATTGTGTGGCGCACAGTCTTTTCAGCAAGCTGAAGTAG
- the LOC117575948 gene encoding LOW QUALITY PROTEIN: histone-lysine N-methyltransferase SETD1 (The sequence of the model RefSeq protein was modified relative to this genomic sequence to represent the inferred CDS: inserted 1 base in 1 codon; substituted 1 base at 1 genomic stop codon): MDSSNNTLYFTNGEREREPTSGDQQTQVGIQGYRDAGGTGFQTRMHRNFKLLADPQLLKCGSKLYRYDGMVPGDPTYPTITPRDPRNPLIRIRAKPVEPIMLIVPRFVIDADYVGQPPAIEVTVINLNDNIDKQFLSSLLDKCGSTDEIIIYHHPTTNKHLGIARIVFESTKGARQFVEKYNQKSVMGKILNVFCDPFGAILKKSIENLTNPPNNQTRSHIDATQAVLSSKELEYVEKNDANVICGSSYNAFKRNDGFAGEIDGDQRHRDRERERLFNDRTLHSVDRAYDRERVIRTANKYSSSSRHGRHFFARRSRERSPESSSGRERLYKRDKERDRERERDARTYDYSRSKGRDKFRDHNRSRDRSRDRMRERRDHRLSSSKECDYRERDRDRSFGIEGEKDRNKRYASSEFTEDTNSAYKNQHYYSSISASNSIASDNYGYSQYCFALPDNNQSWTSSMTMRRWPLAPQPDSNPAPPPPPPPEEEENWDEPLPQPSQALSFSFHTKENSYSSESDVIKSMSPKRLNNTTTTHNQETLGESDVNTENVDLDTRIALIFKGKTFGNAPPFLQMDSSDSETDKTKVEEQIEAVESQQCDSNSSHTKTKKIFEKNVTVLQNGASDISSDDDILIKKDIVVVKTVIHKSEGNVDNNDDNMSLSSLSSHEETTKKPTEEPTNQLNTKVMLAVGYTEANSNQNDCSYYHHSAYGGYGHYPTASGLTGKYFSNTAAYMQSSSYLPGVVSTADAFHLDPYVQSYGYTHPDQNDEFKQNVKKVTNFIVEELKQILKRDVNKRMIEMTAFKNFESWWDDKTEKARSKLLPTTTGAADSVTSSITNNQLDTRVAKEKPPNINTIINNTQREIQDYQSFSSIGIRAAMPKLPSFRRVPKHPSPVPDKLERDLSDQEEMVQRSDSEKEDSNIGNSDGQNMNLKGRTLQRNSNKLRLSQSSIRLKRKGSASSFFSSSTSSSSNSDAENDVDEIAGGTEIDRSSDDESFDDDFPSLSHSNERDKLSKKRIQNLKNVDGNLQNDYSDSDEDNNQSNNRIQAAKRSRMKKIDIYSDTDDDENDPNAENNDXLLPXSNVMSAIPSDLEDISKDSCFGIDEIAIASKTDDKIDNEFRRSPTPVPPPDYNEETIPNSNAISAQAQKPLFEYDRIYSDSEEEREYQEKRRRNTEYMAQIEREFLEEQKKNAKDQNPPSLSMDLKLEVDMKMSSMEMPPTPDISKLPPTPGAKLKIDLEDDVLTIYTKKLRDTDTDKNCDSLCRQDHIRNAELDSENGTKDLNSAQSKSLQHINGKQSPASSSDSGSSQASQASQVALEHCYSLPPQAQTDSARNVEAKIKKAEVTAQISRPGPGRPRKDSARAQRKRKEITGRQTNKKVDKDGSMKTTLSDLARQTAKFVPCEMFKTRDQNDEMVILYTFLTKGIDFEDIKYIKMSYSEHLQKEPYATFLNNTHWVNHCSTDRAFWPPPNKKRRKEDELMRHKTGCARTEGFYKLDVREKAKHKYHHTKANTYDSQNDDRCDEPTALTNHHHNKLISKMQGISREARSNQRRLLTAFGSMGESELLKFNQLKFRKKQLKFAKSAIHDWGLFAMEPIAADEMVIEYVGQMIRPVVADLRETKYEAIGIGSSYLFRIDMETIIDATKCGNLARFINHSCNPNCYAKVITIESEKKIVIYSKQPIGINEEITYDYKFPLEEEKIPCLCGAQGCRGTLN; this comes from the exons ATGGACTCCAGTAACAATACCTTGTATTTCACGAACGGAGAGCGAGAGCGGGAGCCTACGTCTGGTGATCAGCAGACACAAGTTGGTATTCAAGGCTATAGGGATGCTGGCGGGACTGGATTTCAGACACGAATGCATCGCAACTTTAAACTCCTGGCGGATCCACAACTTCTAAAATGTGGCTCTAAACTATATCGCTACGATGGTATGGTTCCTGGAGATCCCACTTATCCGACAATCACTCCCCGAGATCCTCGGAATCCTCTTATTCGGATTAGAGCTAAGCCCGTCGAGCCCATAATGTTGATTGTACCACG CTTTGTAATAGATGCGGATTATGTTGGCCAGCCACCAGCTATTGAAGTGACGGTAATCAATCTCAACGATAATATCGATAAACAGTTTCTGTCCAGCCTTTTAGATAAATGCGGATCCACCGATGAAATCATTATATATCATCATCCGACTACAAACAAGCATTTGGGCATCGCACGAATTGTTTTTGAGAGCACTAAGGGAGCTCGACAATTTGTCGAGAAATACAATCAAAAGTCGGTGATGGGAAAA ATATTAAATGTATTCTGCGATCCATTTGGCGCTATCTTGAAGAAATCGATTGAAAATTTAACGAATCCTCCCAACAATCAAACAAGGTCTCACATTGACGCAACACAAGCTGTTTTATCATCAAAGGAACTTGAATATGTTGAGAAGAACGATGCAAATGTTATATGTGGAAGTAGCTACAATGCATTTAAAAGGAATGATGGTTTCGCAGGTGAAATCGATGGAGATCAGCGACATAGGGATCGGGAACGAGAACGATTGTTCAACGATCGCACATTACATTCCGTAGATAGAGCTTATGACCGAGAACGTGTTATACGAACTGCGAATAAATATAGCAGCAGTTCGCGTCATGGTCGACATTTCTTTGCTAGACGGTCACGTGAACGAAGTCCAGAGTCATCAAGCGGCAGGGAACGATTATACaaaagagacaaagagagagatcGTGAACGGGAACGAGACGCAAGGACATACGATTATTCTCGATCAAAGGGACGGGATAAGTTTCGAGATCACAATAGATCGAGAGATCGGTCGAGGGATCGAATGCGGGAGAGAAGAGATCATCGCTTAAGTTCATCAAAGGAATGTGATTACCGCGAACGAGATCGTGATCGATCTTTCGGTATTGAAGGCGAAAAGGATCGCAATAAACGCTACGCAAGTAGTGAATTTACAGAAGATACAAATAGCGCCTATAAGAATCAACACTATTATTCTAGCATTTCGGCATCAAATTCAATCGCGTCTGATAATTATGGATATAGTCAATATTGTTTCGCTTTACCTGACAACAATCAATCATGGACAAGCTCGATGACGATGAGAAGATGGCCCTTGGCACCCCAGCCAGATTCAAATCCTGCGCCGCCACCTCCTCCACCCCCGGAGGAAGAAGAGAATTGGGATGAACCACTGCCGCAGCCATCACAAGCGTTGTCATTCTCATTTCACACAAAGGAAAACTCATATTCATCGGAGTCGGATGTTATAAAATCTATGTCTCCAAAACGTTTAAATAACACTACAACAACTCACAATCAAGAGACATTAGGGGAATCCGATGTAAATACAGAAAACGTCGATTTGGACACGCGCATTGCTTTGATATTCAAAGGGAAGACCTTCGGAAATGCACCACCATTTCTTCAAATGGATAGCAGTGATTCTGAAACGgataaaacaaaagttgaagAACAAATTGAGGCTGTGGAGTCACAGCAGTGTGATTCGAATagttcacacacaaaaaccaaaaagattTTTGAGAAAAATGTGACGGTTCTGCAGAATGGCGCTAGTGATATATCGAGTGACGACgatattttgattaaaaaggATATAGTAGTTGTTAAAACTGTCATACATAAATCTGAAGGGAACgttgataataatgatgataataTGTCGTTGTCCAGCTTATCGTCGCACGAGGAGACTACAAAGAAGCCAACAGAAGAACCAACAAATCAGCTAAATACTAAAGTAATGCTTGCTGTTGGATACACTGAAGCAAATTCAAATCAGAACGATTGTAGTTATTATCACCATTCCGCATATGGAGGATATGGACATTACCCAACTGCGTCGGGATTAACTGGCAAGTATTTCTCAAATACGGCCGCTTACATGCAATCATCATCATACCTACCTGGAGTAGTAAGTACTGCTGATGCCTTTCATTTAGATCCCTATGTGCAATCTTATGGTTATACGCATCCGGATCAAAATGATGaattcaaacaaaatgtgaaaaaagtCACGAATTTCATAGTAGAGGAGCTCAAGCAAATCCTAAAGAGAGATGTAAACAAGCGTATGATTGAAATGACGGCTTTTAAAAATTTCGAATCTTGGTGGGATGATAAAACAGAGAAAGCGCGTTCAAAACTCTTACCAACCACTACAGGTGCTGCTGATTCGGTTACATCTAGTATCACTAATAATCAACTTGACACGCGTGTTGCTAAAGAGAAGCCGCCTAATATAAACACAATAATCAATAATACTCAACGGGAGATACAAGATTATCAATCATTTTCTAGTATTGGTATCCGTGCAGCTATGCCAAAATTGCCATCGTTTCGACGAGTTCCAAAACATCCTAGTCCTGTTCCAGATAAATTGGAAAGAGACCTTAGTGATCAAGAAGAAATGGTCCAACGATCTGATTCCGAAAAAGAGGATTCAAATATTGGCAATTCTGATGgtcaaaatatgaatttaaaaggGCGAACTTTGCAAAGAAATTCGAATAAATTGCGCTTGTCGCAATCCAGTATTCGTTTGAAGAGAAAAGGAAGTGCCTCAAGTTTTTTTTCATCATCcacatcatcgtcatcaaaTAGCGATGCTGAAAATGATGTGGACGAAATTGCTGGCGGCACTGAAATCGATAGAAGCAGCGATGATGAAAGCTTCGATGATGATTTTCCATCATTATCCCATTCAAATGAAAGAGACAAACTATCAAAAAAGCGTatccaaaatttaaaaaatgtcgACGGCAATTTGCAAAATGATTATTCCGACTCAGATGAAGATAATAACCAATCCAATAATCGAATTCAAGCTGCAAAGCGAAGTCGAATGaaaaaaattgatatatattCCGACaccgatgatgatgaaaatgATCCAAATGCGGAAAACAACGATTAATTACTTC TATCGAATGTAATGTCAGCCATACCATCAGATCTTGAAGATATTAGCAAAGATAGTTGTTTTGGCATCGATGAAATTGCCATAGCCAGCAAGACCGATGATAAAATAGATAATGAGTTCCGTCGCTCACCTACTCCAGTTCCACCACCCGATTACAACGAGGAAACCATACCAAACTCGAACGCTATATCCGCACAAGCACAAAAACCTCTTTTTGAATACGATCGTATTTATAGTGACAGTGAGGAAGAACGCGAATATCAAGAGAAAAGGCGCAGAAACACAGAGTATATGGCACAAATCGAAAGAGAATTTTTAgaagagcaaaagaaaaatgctaAGGATCAAAATCCTCCCTCGTTAAGTATGGATCTAAAACTTGAGGTTGACATGAAGATGTCATCAATGGAAATGCCTCCAACACCAGATATTTCGAAACTACCTCCAACACCAGGagcgaaattaaaaatagatttgGAAGACGATGTATTGACAATCTATACAAAGAAGCTGCGAGATACTGATACTGACAAAAACTGCGATAGCTTGTGTAGACAAGACCATATAAGAAATGCTGAACTCGACAGTGAAAACGGAACTAAAGATTTAAATTCAGCTCAATCGAAAAGTTTGCAACATATAAATGGCAAACAATCACCTGCTTCTTCTTCGGACAGTGGCTCGAGTCAAGCTTCTCAGGCCAGTCAAGTTGCTCTTGAGCATTGTTATTCATTACCACCTCAAGCACAAACCGACTCAGCCCGTAATGTTGAAGCCAAGATTAAAAAGGCAGAAGTTACAGCCCAGATTTCGCGGCCAGGTCCAGGAAGGCCACGTAAAGACTCTGCTCGTGCTCAAAGAAAAAGGAAGGAAATTACAGGGCGACAAACGAATAAAAAGGTGGATAAGGATGGCAGTATGAAAACAACACTTTCTGACTTGGCCCGTCAAACTGCCAAGTTTGTGCCATGTGAAATGTTTAAAACGCGAGATCAAAATGACGAGATGGTCATATTGTACACATTCCTCACAAAAGGCATAGATTTTGAGGATATTAAATACATCAAAATGAGTTACAGTGAGCATTTGCAAAAGGAACCATACGC taCCTTTTTAAACAATACTCATTGGGTCAATCATTGTAGTACGGACAGAGCCTTCTGGCCACCTCCAAACAAGAAACGTCGGAAAGAAGATGAACTAATGCGCCACAAAACTGGATGTGCTCGTACTGAAGGCTTCTATAAGTTGGACGTACGAGAAAAAGCTAAACACAAATATCATCATACTAAGGCAAACACATATGATTCTCAAAATGATGATCGTTGCGACGAGCCAACGGCGTTAACGAATCATCACCACAATAAATTGATATCAAAAATGCAAGGAATTTCACGTGAAGCACGCTCAAATCAAAGACGTCTATTGACGGCTTTTGGATCAATGGGCGAGTCTGAGCTGTTAAAATTCAATCAACTAAAATTCCgtaaaaaacaacttaaatttGCCAAATCGGCTATTCATGACTGGGGATTATTTGCCATGGAACCGATAGCTGCTGATGAAATGGTCATTGAATACGTAGGTCAAATGATTCGTCCAGTTGTTGCTGATCTTAGAGAGACCAAATACGAAGCGATTGGCATTGGCAGTTCATATTTATTCCGAATTGATATGGAAACTATTATCGATGCCACAAAATGCGGAAATTTAGCAAGATTTATAAATCACAGCTGCAAT CCAAACTGTTACGCTAAAGTCATTACTATAGAgtctgaaaaaaaaatagttatatATTCAAAGCAACCCATTGGAATCAATGAAGAAATTACGTATGACTACAAATTTCCATTGGAGGAGGAAAAAATCCCTTGTTTATGTGGTGCTCAAGGGTGTAGGGGTACACTTAACTAA
- the LOC117575954 gene encoding mediator of RNA polymerase II transcription subunit 21: MADRLTQLQDTVNQQAEHFCNAIGVIQQTSYPSKFANFDRTGSQTPIQNSPQEDYAQLFAQLIARCAKDIDTLIESLPNEDSSIELQNSSLKRLEIENQETAEQLEHVVSKGELLLEKIQSALGDIAQAQLDMQITLKPSSQ, encoded by the exons ATGGCGGACAGACTAACCCAATTGCAAGATACTGTAAACCAA caaGCTGAGCACTTTTGCAATGCTATTGGTGTCATTCAACAAACTTCGTACCCgagcaaatttgcaaattttgataGAACAGGCTCCCAGACGCCAATTCAAAACTCACCACAGGAGGATTACGCGCAACTTTTTGCTCAACTGATTGCGCGTTGTGCTAAGGACATTGATACGCTAATTGAGTCTTTACCTAATGAAGACAGTTCAATCGAACTGCAAAACTCAAGTCTTAAACGGCTAGAAATTGAAAACCAAGAAACGGCTGAACAACTTGAGCATGTCGTTTCAAAGGGAGAACTTTTGCTTGAAAAAATCCAGAGTGCCTTGGGAGACATTGCGCAGGCCCAATTAGATATGCAAATTACATTGAAGCCTAGTTCGCAATaa